From one Takifugu rubripes chromosome 14, fTakRub1.2, whole genome shotgun sequence genomic stretch:
- the pdgfc gene encoding platelet-derived growth factor C → MTRAKREKHSSDHHDKVVVVLLVVGALSPQLGMPKMEACVYLSCNTRSRGCAEPDSSISTKDSRSPPPPPPPPRVQRSIRSRRDPLRGGFYYVLILSKCIPESAGVLSTTRVCAESSHVSKFNPPGVKEQNGVQDSHQEKIITVSGEGMVQSPEFPNTYPRSTEMVWRLVASANMRIQLTFDEKFGLEDPEDGICKYDFVEVEDLAEKTILGRWCGSQLVPPGQTSKGSQIRIRFVSDEYFPSNPGFCIRYSLLPSSVSEPELPAVLPPALQGIEELSEAVDGLGTVEEVMRYLEPERWQVDMEELYKPSWHVLGKSFIHSKKARGGADLNLLRDEVRLYSCTPRNFSVSLREELQKTDAIFWPSCLLVKRCGGNCACCSHRCYDCQCVPARVTKKYHEVLLLKYRNGGKGLQKTLTDVSLEHHEECACVCKDDWD, encoded by the exons ATGACAAgagcaaagagagaaaaacatagCAGCGACCACCATGACaaagtggtggtggtgctgctggtggtcgggg CCCTTTCGCCTCAGCTCGGGATGCCCAAGATGGAGGCTTGCGTGTATCTGTCATGCAACACGCGCAGCCGCGGTTGCGCGGAGCCGGATAGCAGCATCAGCACCAAGGACAGCCGctccccgcctcctcctccacccccaccccgcgtCCAGCGCAGCATCCGGAGCCGCCGCGATCCGCTGCGGGGCG GATTTTATTATGTGTTGATTCTCTCCAAATGTATCCCCGAGAGCGCCGGTGTCCTGTCAACGACGCGCGTGTGTG CTGAATCAAGTCACGTCAGCAAATTTAACCCTCCAGGTGTGAAAGAGCAAAACG GAGTCCAAGATTCCCATCAAGAGAAGATCATAACAGTGTCTGGAGAAGGAATGGTCCAGAGCCCAGAATTCCCCAACACGTATCCCCGGAGCACTGAGATGGTCTGGAGACTTGTGGCCTCCGCTAACATGAGAATCCAGCTGACGTTTGATGAGAAGTTTGGTCTGGAGGATCCTGAAGATGGCATCTGCAA GTACGActttgtggaggtggaggatcTGGCTGAGAAGACCATCCTGGGTCGCTGGTGTGGGTCTCAGCTGGTACCACCCGGTCAAACCTCCAAAGGCAGTCAGATCAGGATCCGCTTCGTCTCCGACGAGTACTTCCCCTCTAATCCGGGATTCTGCATCCGCTACTCTCTTCTTCCTTCG AGTGTATCGGAACCAGAGCTGCCTGCCGTTCTCCCTCCAGCTCTTCAGGGTATTGAGGAGTTGTCAGAAGCAGTGGACGGCCTGGGAACTGTGGAAGAGGTCATGAGATACCTTGAACCCGAGCGGTGGCAAGTGGATATGGAGGAGCTGTACAAGCCATCCTGGCACGTGTTGGGAAAGTCATTCATCCATAGTAAAAAAGCCAGAG GAGGAGCTGATCTTAATCTGCTAAGGGATGAAGTTCGACTGTACAGTTGCACGCCGCGCAACTTTTCCGTGTCTTTGCGCGAGGAGCTGCAAAAGACCGACGCCATTTTCTGGCCAAGCTGCCTCCTGGTGAAGCGCTGCGGCGGAAACTGCGCCTGCTGCTCCCACCGCTGCTACGACTGCCAGTGCGTCCCCGCCAGGGTCACAAAGAAATACCACGAG GTGCTACTGCTGAAATATCGAAATGGGGGCAAAGGCCTGCAGAAAACACTGACCGACGTGTCCTTAGAGCACCACGAAGAATGCGCCTGCGTGTGTAAAGATGACTGGGACTGA